Genomic segment of Populus nigra chromosome 6, ddPopNigr1.1, whole genome shotgun sequence:
TGTGCTTATGTGGATGCGTCCCAAATGTGCAGGCCACATGACGCTTACATCAGACTGTTAACCCTGTCTATATGTGCGTGCATGCATGGATTTACTGTACAAACTGACTAAATCTTTGAGTTTGTTGGTAAATCAATACATTTACTTAGGGTTAGAGTAATATTTGTGCATTGATTAATAACAGAGCTTCTACATTTCATCATATCAGTGATTAATGTCGATATGTCTACTATAGCAGGTTATGTGCATGTGGGTACATGTCGGGTTTCACCAGATCACAAGTTTCTTGCATACACACTTGACATTACTGGCAATGAACAATTCTTACTTCAAGTTAAGGACCTCAGCAATGGATATATTGTTTCACGATCACAAGTTGATGGGGTTGTTAGTTTGGCATGGGCTCAAGATAGCACTACTTTGTTCTACACAGTATCGGATGAGAATCAACGACCTTACAGGCAAACTTGTTTTAATATTTCCTGGAACCTTTTTTTCTCAtggaatggatttttttttctcacaatttctttttttttttcagggttCTCTTCACAAAACTAGGATCAGATGAGATAGATGATGTCCCAGTATTTACAGAAAGTAATTCAAGTTTTTGTGTGGATATAACAAGCACAAAAGATGGCAAGTTTATCACTGTGAACTCAAATTCAAGAACTTCATCCGAGGAAGGAATTTACTTGGTTCATTTTGCATTTCTTTCCAATGATATCCTCATCTCTGTATCTGACATGTTGAGGCTTACTTCCTATTCTGTATTTTACAGGTTTATGTGATAGATGCAACCAACCCGCTGGATGGTTTACAAAGAGTACGCGAGCGTGTTTCTGGAGTGCGATATTTTTTGGAACATCACTATGGTGTGTTCTATATTCTTACAAATGCTCCATTAAGTGAAAGTGAGGACCGGTCAGATGGAAATTATTATTTGGCTCAATGCGAAGTTGAAGATATACAATCTTCTGATTGGCAGGTCAGGctcatttaattatcaaataatgaattactcctctctttttttcttttttcttttttctattatcactattatttcACATAGTAATGTTATCTTACAGAATATCATCCTTCCAAGTGAAGATATGAGCTTTCAAGACATGGACATTTTTAATGGACATTTGGTCCTCTTTGTCAATAAGAAGAGCTTTCCTGCATTATGTTCTGTCAATTTGCCAATCAAGTTTAACAGTGTGGTACATAAATTTCTACTTTTATCAAATTCTGACTTACCAGGGAGTTCTAAAATGGAAATTTTTTTGGGGTTTCTATTTgctttgtatttattttgttataattcattcattttttttgcaCTATTAAATCCAGATTGGTCTAGAGGATCATCAATGCCATTAGTCATGTTGTTAgagcttttcaattttatttttttggcttcaAAACACAGAAACAAATGTTActtttgttgtaaaaaaagaaaagaaaagaaaagggattgtTAATGAACAAGTATGTCATCAATCCTTTGTTTCTCACATATAGTTATTGTGTTTCAGCATCTATAGGCAGGAAGTGAATGgctgtttatattaaaaaaaaaagaaaatgtagcAATGGGGAGGATGTTTCATGATATTTTAGCTAACAGGGAAGGGCTACTACTTGAAACTTTTACAAATTCTTTGTGCACTTGTTTTTATGCAATCTGAGGAATATCGGGATTTGCTGTAGGAGTAACCATGGTCTTGAGATCTTTAACAATGTTGCTGTTTTCTGTAAGAAATCAGTAAAATTTGGCAGATATCACATACAATCTTATATTATATACCTTCAGCATAGTTTTTCCTTGTGGTGAGCTGGTTTGAATTATTACTTCTGATGGTGGCATGGATGCtaaatacactttttttttcacagaaaGAAAGACTTTTACATGTCTATTTGCCAATTATCCCTAGTTGTTTTGCAGAATCAGTTGGAGATTGAGAATCTTGATCCTTGGTTTTTTCCCCTGCCCTCAAGTCAATGTAACATCGTTCCAGGATCAAACCATGACTTCATGAACCCAGTATACCGTGTGGTGCTGTCATCTCCGGTGGTATAAATTCTATCAAGCTTAATTACACATGTTGAAGTTATTAACATGTGATGCTTTATAGCTTAATGCCTCTCTCTTGTTATGTCAAGTATTTTTATCTCTGAACCAGAAGAATATTTTCCACTGCCCAGATACTGGCCCTTATCAACATGCATTCCAGAAACTATTTTCTTATATCTATATGTACAAGTTGTGGGGTATTTGTGGTCCCTTTGGGCCACCACTACTGGTTCTCCATGGCTTGGAATTAGCGGTAGTACGTCATGTCATTTCTAGGGTCAATGAGGGctaccttttcttcttctttatttcccACTTTATGAATATACCGTCATGTCATTTCTAGGGTCAATGAGGGctactttttcttcttctttttttcccacttTATGAAGATACCGCATACCTAGTATACCACAGAATTAGAAATACAAGCTATCCAAAGGTAGGACTTGAATTCAAGACCTCCTGTATCCTAGGCCAAATCTTATGCCTTTCTGCTAACCCTTGTGAGTTGGATTGAATACATTCCAGAAACTATTACAAGGCCATAGTTGTTAGATTGGGTAATTTTATTGGATGGATGTAAGTTTCTTAAAATATGAGATGGAGGAATTAAACTGATTCATTATGATTTACTACTATCCTACTTGGTAGACCTGTGCTTATATTTAGTAGACCTACAGTGGTGTTCAGAAGAGTTGCTTTAGCTGCAATCCAATGGGATCAGAAAGTCTTGAGTTGCGattcagttttctttttcttctttgttctaTTCTTTCGATGGTGTCATATTCTATTTATAATGACTGTGCTTTATACCTCTGAAGCATGTCcctacttttatttatttttaaaaaaaaaggaaaagaaaggggtAAGATAAGAAAAGGGTACTCTGTAACTCTTCTAtcatttctttcaaaatatGCAGATGCCTGGTGTGGTTGTTGACTATAACATGTCAGAACGGATATTGTCGATTGTGCAACAAGAGAAAGTAAGAGATATTTCTGGTGATTGTGGATCATGCTCACTGGCTTACGAGCTAGATACTTCTGAACATCTTGACCCACTAAACAATAAGgacaaaaataacttgaatattGAATTGCAAAGATGGAAAGACTTTTCTGGTGCATATTGCTGCAAAACAAAGGAAGTCATTTCCCATGATGGTGTCAGGGTTCCTCTGACCATTTTGTACTCCCGAAAAGCCTGGCAGAGGGGTCAATCTCCTGGACTGTTAGAGGGCTATGGAGCATATGGGGAAGTTCTAGATAAAAGCTGGTGCTCAGACCGCCTGAGTTTACTTGATCGTGGTTGGGTGCTGGCCTTTGCTGATGTGAGGTTTGTTTTgtgaagtttattttatttctcattgaTCACAAAGTCACCTTTTGAATGGAAATAACTAGAGTTAGTTTAGGCGTAAGATTAAAGTAAACATACTACATGTTAGTTAGATGTCAACTTTCAGACAACTGTTTGTATTCATATTCTATTTacaaagaatattatttttccaaGACCTAGTGGTACATGTATGTGAAGATTTCTTCATTGATGACATGATGTTGGTCTTTGTTAAAAAATTGGGCTACCATTTTGCTTCCAAGATTGGATCAAATTGTATCTGATAATTTCCttcttaaatgaaataaaaattacatggcGATGCTTGATAAAATTTCTTTCTGTCATATTTGAAGAATTGACATGTACTGCATGGGCAGGGGTGGCGGTGGTCATTCTTTGTGGCATAAATACGGCAGTGGGTTGAACAAATGCAATTCAATATATGACTTCATATCATGTGGCAACTACCTAGTTTCTGAGGGCTATGTTCATAGAGATCGGCTAGGTGCCATTGGATTTAGTGCAGGGGGTCTTCTTGTTGGGGCAGCTATCAATATGAACCCAGATTTATTTCGTGCTGCCATTTTGAAGGTTAGCCCTCGTTAAATGGATATGGagaaaaaatactattaaaaaccatttgggGTTTTAGAGGGgcattttgtttcttgttaaCATAGTTACATCATCAATACAGTGGTACTGATAGTCGGCTAACATTTCTATCAGGTTCCATTTCTTGATGCATGCAACACGTTGCTGGATCCAAGTTTGCCTCTCACCTTGCTGGACTACGAAGAATTTGGGAATCCTCAGATACAGTCGCAGTTTGAGTCTATTTTAAGTTATTCTCCTTATGATAACATTCCTCGTGATGCTTGCCTTCCATCAATGCTTGTAACTGCATCTTTTCATGACTCAAGGCAAATTCATATCTTGAACTTTCTTAATTGATAATCACGAGTGTTGATCTTTAATTTCTACTCAATTACTCATATTCATAAATAGACCTGCATATGTGTGTTCTATCCATTAACTAAGTGTTTAGTGCTCGTTTCCCAGGGTTGGAGTTTGGGAAGCTGCCAAATGGGTGGCCAGAACACGAGACATTGCATGTTCTCATTGTTCTCGTTCAGTCATTCTGAAAACAAATATGACTGGAGGGCATTTTGGTGAAGGCGGTTGCTATAGTCAATGTGAAGAAACAGCTTATGATTATGCTTTTCTGATGAAAACTATAGGAAATGTGAATGGCAATAAATAAGATAAGCTTGTCGCAGAGCTGCTTTCTGAAATTAACAGAAAGGTGCTGCTTGACTGCCTGTAAAGCATGATTTCTATGTTGCAATCCTACTTCCAGCATTCGTTTTCCCATCTTGCGGATGACTGGTCAGTACAGAAGGTAAATGTTTCTAGACGATTCTTAATTAGTTCATGGTTTTAAATTagatgcttttttctttttcagtttctttttctgtttctgTACTTCgaagatgaaatttgttcctgCTGTACTTATGAAGAGAACATGAAAACAGCTGTTGAAGGTCATCGATTGCATGTTTCAATCGTCCAGTCAtagatctttttctttctccacTTGAATTATTAAGATGTGCTGGCCTATCACACATGCTCGCTTAGAGATTGCTTCCATTAAGACAATTAATGATCCGAAAGTGATATATATGTGGCACTTGGAACACACAACTGTTTGATCCATCGTACCAGATTGGAGGACTTACATGGGATGCTTTCTCCTTTATAATGAAGACAGCTCATGCATATCGGGGAAACGGGGAAACCAGCGAGAAGATTCCAGGTCAGCACAGAGAAAGGGTCGTGTCTGCTACAAACAGTTGAAGCATCATTCGACATTTTTTCCTAGATGTTAGAGCCTCTTGTTCTGTAGGAGTCGTTATGACAAACAAATATCCAACAACCAGGTGGCATCCCTCATCGTATTTTGGCCTGTAGGCCTATAGATGCTGtaaaacatcaaacaattttAAACTATGATAAACCTTATGTATTTCGGTACGCTCTCCGTATTCATATAAGGCACTTTCTCCATCCTGTATTGACATCTATCAAGCTCAGCGGATAACGATTGGTTATGACGGAGGGCTTCATTAAATAATATACaatatagataaattaaatattatgaatttagtggttttttttatacaaagatATGATTGAAAACATGTAATATTGAAGGGTACATTAATAACTtttccaaaaaaagaagaaaaaaattgttcattGAGCAGGTTTACCACACAGTAACGTGACAATGGTATGCACACGAGGGAGAAGAAAAGGGTGGTTTTACAACTAAATATCAGTATTTTTTGGTGCTCGGAGAAAATCAGtggtttttgttattattattgaaattgtTCGATCGCTCATAGCAGATGAACGATgagatcatttttgtttttcctttgatGTGCAAGTGCTATTTTATCGGAACCAGGCAATCCTTGGTGTGTTAGCAAGCATGTCCCAGGAGTCCACAACTTGTGAAAATAATGTGCTAAAATGTAAATCCAGGctctattttggattttaacAATGGAAATGTTCATTGTTGATCAGAAACGAGGCTGAATCTCACTCATAATCATGCTCAGCATTATTAAAATTTGCGTCTGACACACAGACCTGCCTATTCCCCACCGGCCCCCAAAATGCTCCATTACATATCTATTTAGTCTATGTACGTTACAACCACGATATGGCCACGGCGCATCAAACGACCACAAATCTGAGCAGAAACACATAATCTAAGGTGACAGCTCTTAACATGATTCCATGAACTATTTAAGAATCTGAGAAACCAAAAGACAGCATGTACAATAACCCGAGGGTTGATATCGGGAGCAAAAAAGATATCCCCAGCGCAAACTTGATAAATCCCATGCTGGTCTTATGTCTTTAGCCGTTTTTGAGCTTGATCCGAGTCCTCTCCTTCACTTGCATCCCTAAGGTGGGTCATCACTTGATTGCAATCCTGGGGATCCTAGAAAGCAATGGAAGGCACACAAAACTGGCTAGATCAGGCATAATCATAATGTTCATTAGTTTATAACTACTTACATAACAAGACCTATTGTTTATTGACCACTTTAAATTACCAGCCTCGTACCTTAGATGTTGATGTTCCAGAGGCCAGCCCTTTATTTGCCCGTTTTCCAAGATCAATCTGAACTGAGATGTTGGCCTGTGACAGATCTACACTGGCACTCTGCAATGCTTGCGTAAGGGTATTCAGCAACCTGGTTTGCACAAAATTCCATATCAATGTCCAGCTTATAACCAAACACCCAGgacttcaaaaatattaaaaagatcaCACGCACTCTTGAGAGTAAACACTGGAGATACTGATAGTCCCTGCTTCAATTGCCAGCTCCTGCAGGTTCAACATTTCACTGGTGATGGGGCACTCAGCTGATTGAGCATCAGAGACTGGTTGCTCAAGGGGAGGTGCAACAAGTCCATCACTTCGAGCAGGAGCAGGCATGGGAAGAGCGTTTGCTAGCTCAGGTTGACGCTCCAACACTTTGCAGGTGACATGGTCAGATTCTATTAGATTTGGAGTGCTTGGAAGCATGGCTGGGGTGAGAGTAATGTTATTCTCATCAAGTTTCCCTGGAAATGCTGCCCCTAGACCAGAAACATTTTTAGTAGCTTGAGCTTGAGGGTGACCAACAAAACTTTGAAGGCGCCAGTGGCTGTTTCTCTGTTTCAAGACGATCTAGTGAGTTATGCTGAGAATTTCCAAGTGTAAAAAAAGGTACCATATTCAAAAGCATCCACACTTTCTCTACATCACCAGCAAATTTCCAATAGAAGCAATTAATACCACTTCTCAACCAGACCTTGAAAAGCAATCAACACAAAAACCAAAATGCAAGTAATTTTAAGGAGGTCCAGAAGCAAGAGCCCCCTGTATAattagaacaaaataataaCACAATGGAACAAGTCTAAAGAGAAAGGGCTCACCGTCAAAAAGAATGAGCCCCAAATCTAAACACCACTGATTGTTGCTCAACTTTGACAAGTCAAAAAACCAAAAGCTTTAATCAAATTTAGTAAAGGCATATCAAAGAAGTTACCCCACTACAAATTTTACCTTAGACAATTTTATGAAAATTGTATTATGTCAATTAATCCATAGGAAACAGGATTTGAGTCAAACATAAACAGAACCACAGTCTGGTAACAGGGTTGACATTCTGAGACTTGAgaagaaaacatcaattttcAATTACTTGATTACGAATGTTCATCtcagatttcttttctttttttcagtaTATCATGAAGATTTCTTACTGTTAATTGTTCTCTAGATGAACATTCTTCCTGCCTCAGATTTATAATATAGAACATGAAGAGACACAAAAACCACACTGCACTTATTGGGTTAAGCATCATAACAGACAAGTTCGATGCTTGAGCACATCCTTAATAAATCTTATCATCAGTTCCAAATTTTCTCTCAAGTCATAAAACCATGGCACCAATTCACTTGAAGAGTGTAGCAGAATATCACAGGTGGATATGTCAACACCTGCAAATAGGCATTAACTAATGCAGATATACATGGATGAAGGTCACAAGTATACAACATAAATAGGCATTAACGCTTTACCCATGGCATCAACTTTGCTGGCTCAGGGCTCCATCCGGGATATGGACCCTCATACTTTTGCACCTTCTCCTGTAAATATTGGACATATTCAATTACCTGCAAAGGAGCATTAATATGTAGTCAACAAATTTGAATGGAAAATCTTGTCTATGGAATTGAGCAGTATGCTCTAGTTTGAGTCGCTTGTTGTGTACCTCTAATAAAAATGATGCTGTATCTCTCTTTTGATCACTATGAGGAATAAGATCTCTCAATATCTGAaatctgaaagaaaaaaactctggTTCATAAAGCTATATCCCATTTTTACAGTTCAcgagaaaatgaaattttgactGATAACCCGAATGTTTAATCAAATGCATCCTTTATTTTATGGTAAAGCAACATCTGAGATTTATATTTCTAGTAAAAAGTTTCATCGCTTGAATTGTGACCATTTGTTTAGATACCAGTATCCACGATAATGAAAGATGGCCTTGCCAGCAGACACGCACAAAAAATTGAAAGCCTCACAATCAGTATTAAGATTATGACATACTATATAAGTGTGCTTATATTTGGTAATACTGCAACATGACCAAAAGCTGATAAAAAAGGGTACAAGTTTGAACGTATGGGTCAGCAATCCTGAATACTGTCAATCAGTTAGTACCTTATCTGAAACCACTTCTAGTCAAAGTtcaaaattttagttaaaaaaaccaCCAAAATTACAGGGTGAGGATAATTTGGCTGCAAAATAAGTATCGTGCTGGAAACTGGTGTCTTCAAGACTTGAAAATAACAGTTAGCAAGTGAAGTGATTCAACCCAGCTCAATTGCATAATGTAATGCATTGACTTAATTCCCTAACCATTTTGCAAAATCACTGGAAAGAAAGTTAGCTCAAACTGCCCTTCTTTCTAGGGCTCCATCAAAGTTAAATCGAATTATCCTTGAGTTTTAAATTCATCAACTAAACTAGTGTAAGACAAAAAAGCCCTGAATACCACTGATTTTTCATGTGGACTGGTCGAACTCTTTATCCATATCTCCCTTCACTGAAATGAAAGTGCGAGCAAAAGCAAAGCTGGTGATTCAAACAACAGCAAGACAGGCATGACTAACATACAGAATCATGTGAGCAGAAAAAATCAGAATTGTATTGCATACATATTCAAATGCTAGGggttttttgatatatatatatatatatatatatatatatatatatatatatatatatatatatatttcaggtACTAATAGTCAATCCACAAAAATAAACCAACAAACCTCTCGTTTATCTTGCTCCTCCTTTTCTGCTCAGTGACAGAATGTTTCGATCTTATTGCATTAGCCTTGTCACTATGCTTCCCATCTGCCTCCGAATCCAAATCccaaatcataaaaatacagaaataaataaaactcaacAACCCATTAAAAAACACACCATTTCAACAACACAATAACATAAAGCCTCCAAATTTGTGATAAGAGAAGCaaacaaataagagaaattGCACCATGCCAAACTTcagaaattttttaagaaaaatgcaAAATCACACCACGAAGAAAGGAATGAAAGAACATAAACTGTGACAGCCTTgtagaaaaggaataaaaaaaagagctgGATCTAATATAGTACAGTCTAGTGTGAAAAAGAACACACCTTTACAAGAATTAGCGTTGTCTATTGTAAAATTTGAAGATGGCCCATCTTTTCTGGAACCAAATTCATCTTCCTCGTACTCTTCCTCCTCTTGATTTTGATTCCCTTTTCCTCTCATTCCAATAAGTCTAATTTATCACCacagaaaaattcaaaaccgaaattcagatttctttttcttgagagaaaaagaagaaaaacatctGTACACTTTAATTACAAAGACtacaaatgaaaaggaaatgaaaaaccaGACCTGGACTGGAGTAGTCAATATACGAGAATAGATAATTTAAGGAGTTGGGTGGTTTCCGGTGAACAGAACCACCGTGTCGGAGAAAGAGTTGTGGTGGCTCCGGCGATCTGCCAACGGTATTTTCGAGTTTGTGAGTTAGGAGTTCGTGGTCTGGTCTGGTCActcgtgttttttttcttttttgctggAAGTGGTGCAAAGGATTCCATGCGGATTTGCTCATGTTCTTCCGTGAGCTcagggctttttttttaaaaaaaaaaaataaatttcaagagtgtttttttttcacctttcaAGGGCATTGAATGAATGTACCCGAAATATATTACAGGGGTAATTATTAAGAAAACGTTATATAGTTGGAtggttttttacttaaaaaaaa
This window contains:
- the LOC133698042 gene encoding uncharacterized protein LOC133698042 gives rise to the protein MALLSLLVSKPSLKTSFLPLTSHLIPIMPSSPLSSHCTTPTFPLPSQSPPVPKKRPFNISAHTRTWQDPYYWMRNAKDPDFVDYLNQENSYAQAFMADTQNLQRTLLEEMKNRLPTQISTPPERWGHWLYYQYIPEGKEYPVLCRRLETEESGLLKTLLNYAKGHFGMEQVLLDWNQIAEQYGYVHVGTCRVSPDHKFLAYTLDITGNEQFLLQVKDLSNGYIVSRSQVDGVVSLAWAQDSTTLFYTVSDENQRPYRVLFTKLGSDEIDDVPVFTESNSSFCVDITSTKDGKFITVNSNSRTSSEVYVIDATNPLDGLQRVRERVSGVRYFLEHHYGVFYILTNAPLSESEDRSDGNYYLAQCEVEDIQSSDWQNIILPSEDMSFQDMDIFNGHLVLFVNKKSFPALCSVNLPIKFNSVNQLEIENLDPWFFPLPSSQCNIVPGSNHDFMNPVYRVVLSSPVMPGVVVDYNMSERILSIVQQEKVRDISGDCGSCSLAYELDTSEHLDPLNNKDKNNLNIELQRWKDFSGAYCCKTKEVISHDGVRVPLTILYSRKAWQRGQSPGLLEGYGAYGEVLDKSWCSDRLSLLDRGWVLAFADVRGGGGHSLWHKYGSGLNKCNSIYDFISCGNYLVSEGYVHRDRLGAIGFSAGGLLVGAAINMNPDLFRAAILKVPFLDACNTLLDPSLPLTLLDYEEFGNPQIQSQFESILSYSPYDNIPRDACLPSMLVTASFHDSRVGVWEAAKWVARTRDIACSHCSRSVILKTNMTGGHFGEGGCYSQCEETAYDYAFLMKTIGNVNGNK
- the LOC133696040 gene encoding transcription factor BIM2 yields the protein MRGKGNQNQEEEEYEEDEFGSRKDGPSSNFTIDNANSCKDGKHSDKANAIRSKHSVTEQKRRSKINERFQILRDLIPHSDQKRDTASFLLEVIEYVQYLQEKVQKYEGPYPGWSPEPAKLMPWRNSHWRLQSFVGHPQAQATKNVSGLGAAFPGKLDENNITLTPAMLPSTPNLIESDHVTCKVLERQPELANALPMPAPARSDGLVAPPLEQPVSDAQSAECPITSEMLNLQELAIEAGTISISSVYSQELLNTLTQALQSASVDLSQANISVQIDLGKRANKGLASGTSTSKDPQDCNQVMTHLRDASEGEDSDQAQKRLKT